The sequence below is a genomic window from Haloferax mediterranei ATCC 33500.
ACGTATCACATCACCTCCCGTGACGCGGGTGACACGACCGGCGGGCTAAACGCCGCTGACGTGCTCCTCGACGTGGACGTACAGGAAACGTACGCGCGCTACTTCAACCAGACGTTCAACCGGGGCCGCCTCCAGCGTGCGGAGCGACCGCAGTCACGCGATACGAATGCCGAACATACCCTTCCACTCCCACCGGCCGCCGGTGACGAGTTCGGGCAGGCAGCCGTCTATAACGACGCCGTCGAGTACGACACCGAGTCGGACGCGTGGTCTGTCGTCGATGACGGATTCACCACGGCCGACGCACTCTATCTATCGAATCAGGAGATCTGGATTAGCCATTGGGGTGGTGATTTCTACCACGGCCGCGGTGTGCCGGGGCGGTCGGAGACGCCGCCGTAGTCGCGTCTGCGCTGCTCCCACGTTGCGTCTCTAAGAAATAAGAGAAAATCGGTGCCGTAGTTTCGCCGAGGACCAGTTACCGGATAACGTCGAGACCGTTGTTCTTCTCGACTTCGTCGCGGCCACCGTCGGACCAGGTACCGCTCTGCGGCGTCTCGACACGGTTCGAGCTATCGAATTCCGAGTCTTGGTATTGTTGCTGCTGTTGTGTCTCGTGGGACTGAGACTGGATACTCTGACGAGACTTGTCGGCCTGTTTCTGCGTCGTCGGGCCGAGAACCTGCGCCGACTGGACGCCAGTCATGATGGCCATGACGCGGACTTTCCCTTTGTACTCGTCCTGAATGCGAGCGCCCCAGATGACGTTCGCGGCGGCTTCCAGCCGTTCGGTGATGTTGCTCGCGATTCCCTCGGCCTCCTTCAAGGTGAGGTCGGGGCCGCCCGTAATGTGGACGAGACCACCGGATGCACCACGGTAGTCAACGTCGAGAAGTGGGTGGTTCATCGCGTCGTTGACCACTTCTTGGGTCTTGTTTTTGTCTTGTGTCTCTCCGACGAGCATCACCGCGACGCCGCCCTGATTCATAATCGTCGACATGTCAGCGTAGTCGAGGTTGATGAGCGACGGTTGGGTAATCGTCTCCGAGATGCCCTTGACGGTTTCGGCGATAATCTGGTCCATGACCGAGAACGCCTTGCCGATAGGCAGGTTCGGGACGTAGTCGAGGAGGCGGTTGTTGTCCAGGACGATGATGGAGTCGGCCTCGTTACGGAGGTTCTCGAGTCCTTCTTCGGCCTTGACCGTTCGGGCGCGCTCGACGTTGAACGGGGTCGAAACCATACCGACGACGATTGCGCCTTGCTCTTTGGCGATCTTGGCAACGACAGGTGCTGCACCAGTACCGGTGCCACCACCCATCCCTGCGGTGACGAACACGAGGTCGGCGTCGCCAAGGACGTCCTTGATAGTTCCCTGTGCCATCTCAGTGGCACGCTCACCCATCGAGGGGTCGCCACCGGCACCGAGACCCTGCGTCAGGGACTTCCCAACGAGGATTTTGGTGTCCGCTTCGATCATCTTCAGGTGTTGCTTGTCGGTGTTGATGGCGACCGTATCGGCACCTTCGACACCGATGTTGTACAGGCGGTTGATAGTGTTGTTCCCGGCACCACCACAGCCAACGATGACGATACGTGGGTCGCCGAACTGGTCGTCGCTGTCGTCGAGCGACTGCGTCTTACGTTCGGCTTCGTCACGTTCCATCGCCTCGCGAACGATATCCTGCATTGTTACACCTTTGCCCAGCCGCGCTTGCTGGTAGATTCGTGTTGTCGCTTGTCGCTTGTCTGTTCATTGAGCATATCGCGAACGGCGGACCGAATGGCTTCTGACCGGTTCGGGAATTCTCCCGTTTCGACCATTCGCTCGACCTCCTCGATTTGCTGCTTCGGAATTCGTAGTGTCACACGCTCCATATTTTACATTCCCCCGGTAAGACGGTGCGCCGCACGCGAGTGCGAGTGTCTTACGCCCCGAAACCAACGGACAGCACCGTGTTCCGGGCCACCGTTGGGTGGCTGTAAGACAACCGTCTTACGCGATAATCACCACAGAGGGATAGGATATAAATGTAACGGCAATTGTAAGACAGAGGCCGAATGTCACGTATAGCGGACTTTAATCGGTGTTATCCCTGTTCGAGAACATCGGCTGCAGGTGTCCGACGGCCGCAGTCGGGGCAAAATCCCCAGTCCGAGCGTAATTCGTCACCGCATTCACAGAACACTCGGTGGGAGGTCTTCTCGCCACAGTTCGGGCAGTAGACGTGGTCGTTGCCTACTAGTTCACCACATTGACTACAGTTCGAGGATTGCTCGCTCGGGTCAGTAGCTTCAACGTTATCGGATGTCTTACGTTTTGTATTCGCTGCCGTTTCTTGGTCGAGTGACGTGTTTACGCCGGATTCGCCGTTTGCGCCGTCGACGTTGATGTTGACGTTTAGTTCGGACGGGTTCTGACGGTCTGGTGCGCGGGCGGAGATGGCATCGTCAACGAGCGTCGGGAGTCGCTCGTTCAATCGAGCGTCGACAAGCTCCTCGACGCAAGTGGAGAGTGCGCCATCGAGTCCGCTATCACTGTCTTTGTCCGTCGGTTCGTCAGACGCTGCGTCGTCACGTTCCAACTCGTCGAGATACTGACGGAGTGCCTCGCGCATCACCTCGCTTTTGGACGTATCGAGGTGGTCCAGTCGCTCGACGAGGGCATCGTCGGCGCGGAACGTGATTTTACTCATCTATGCGGGAATGATTTTGCCAGTATATTAATGTTCGCACGTGTCTGACACGGAGCAGACAGGGCGCGGAGAATGATAATGGTTAAAACCGTCGACCGGATAGAAATCAGTGACCGCTCTTAGCTCAGCCTGGCAGAGCAGCCGACTGTAGATCGGCTTGTCCCCCGTTCAAATCGGGGAGAGCGGATTTGTTTTTCAAGCCCGGTCGAGCCGTTTGAGCAGCGAGCAACGCGAAGCGTTGCGGTGGGTTCCCGCGAGTATCACGAGCGGAAGTTCGTGAGTCGAGAGACATCGTGGTCGTTGTCGGGAACGTCACCCGATTGCGCGAGCGACGTAAGCAAACTTCATCCGAGGCGTTCCCAGATGATTCGCTGAAGGTGATTCAGTCGGCTGTCAAAACCGTCTCGAAGAGTGTCTTCGAGGATACCATACCGTCTCGACGTCGGGGTTGTCGTCTGGTCTGCTGGCCGATAGATTACTGGGGAGAGACACACCGCTCGATATCGCGTAGCGACTTCATCTCTAGGACGTGGTACTCGGCGCCGAGGCCGTCAGCGACCTCTCGATACGCCGGCAGTGGGTCGTGACTGTCGTCGGTGCCATCGTTGTCGTGGAGGTGTGCGACGACGACGTCGTCACCGAGCACCTCAAGAAACGCGCTGACATCGACTCCGGTCGCCTTTGCGTGCCCAACGTCCAGCGTGACCGACGGCCGCGGTGCCGCTTCCGCGATATCCTCGATGAGGGACGCAAATCGGTCGGGGTACGCGGTCAATCGGTGTTTTTCCGGTTTTTCCCGCTGGTTCTCCACGCAGAGCGGAACGCCGACATCGGCAGCGACCTGGGTGCACTCGCGGAGCGACCGAACCGCAGCATCCCGACTGACCTCACGGACGCGCTCCGGATAGTAGGGGCGGAGCGTCCCGCCGTGAACGACAACCGCGCCTGCGTCGGCCGCCGCTGCTGCGGAGAGCGATTTTTTGACGGCCGTTACCGCAGCTTTTCGCAGCGTCTCGTTCGGATTCGCGAGATTGCACTCTCGATGTGGTGCGTGGTAAGAGACCGTGACGTCGTGGTCCGCTGCGACCTTCCGAACACGTGCGGGCGACGGCGGGTCTGGGTGGGTGTCGAGATAGCCCTGTCGTAGCTCCACGTGTGACAGCCCCCGTTCCGTGAGGAATTCGACGAACGTTTCGAACGACTGTTCGAACCGGAGGTCCATCGAGGCGCCAAACCGCTTAGTCATCGGTCTTGAGCTCGCACGAGCTTGTCCCCCTCAAGCCACGGCACGACATCACGGGAGTTAATCGCCGTGGCGTATTCGTGCAGATCCGCTTGGCGAATCTCGTGTTTCTCCTCGTATCTTGGTCCCTTCGCGGCTTGAAGAAGTACGTCGAAATGTGCGCGTTCCGCGTGGCTGAGCGGCTGGTCTCTGAGGTGTCGGTCGATGAGAACCGCCCCCAGCATGTCGTCAGTTGTCATCTCCCCACCCGAGCCCGCTGCGACGATGAACGTGGGCCTGTCGCGGTCTTGGAGGTATTCGGCGATGGCCTCCGCGTTCGTGTAGCCACCGACGAACACCTCGACATCGTCGCCACCACGGTTCTTGAGCGTCGTCACCGCTCGTCCCCCGTTCTTCGACGTCATCGCAGTCGGTTGGCTGGCGACGTCGAGCCGCTGTACGTAGCTCGGTGAGTTGAAGAAATCGTACCCCGGGTCCGGGTCGTACTCTTCGGTCTTGCTGCCACCGATGAGCGTATCCGGAACTCTCTCCTGAAACTCGAACTCGTCGCCGCGTTCGTCCGTGATATGTACGTAGGCGGCACCGTTTCCGAGGAGCTCTGACACCGTTGTCGAGAAGTGCGTCACGTCGACGACGACGTAGTCACCGGCTGGGGGGTGTTCGCTGATTTCGCTGCGACTCCGCAGAATGCGGTCACTGACTGATTGCTCGCTGGTAGCGTGCATAGAACTGTGCCACCGTTTGCTAAAGTAATCTGTTACTATTGGTCTAATATAGTATTCAATATTTTTATAATATCTCTGTGCCGCTCAGGAACAGTGTAGTCCGCTCTGTTATCCAATTATAAGTCGCTATTATAGTTGTCTGGAAACTCGCGGCTGCCGACATAGCCCATGAGCATTATGAACGCACTAAGACCAAACGTGACTGCATCGTCGAACAAGCGGATGATGGTGTTCATCCTCGTTCTCACTCTCTCTGGACTCGAGAACACCATCGCGGAGCTCATCCCAGAACCGACTCTCGGACCCATCGAACTCGGAATTTCGAGTTTCATCTTCCTACCTCTCGCGTTAGTCTTCCTGTTTCCCTACATCGAAGCTGCGATAGCCGTCCCGCTCGGTGAAATAGTCTTCACCGAATTCCTCCTCGGCGAGTTCGGTGGCCTCGGCGAATTCAGCGAGGTCGTACTCGTCACCACCTTCGTGTACGTCGCCGCACAGATGGTGCACGACTTGACGAATCCCCGACAAGTGTTCTTGGCCGCCGCCTTCGCGAAGATCGGGTCCCAGATTCCAGCGACACTCCTCGACATGGGAGTCATCTGGGTGGGGGCAGAAGAGTTCGAAGCCGTTGCTGGACTCCCACAGAGCGTCTTTGTCATCGAAGTCCTCGACATGATCCCCGAGGCCATCATTACCGGTCTCGTGTTCGGAGCCATTCCGACGATGTATCTCGTGCCCTCGTTATACGGGAAAGTCGAGCCGCTGCTCGGTATCAATCCGCGACCCCAGTCCGACGCGAGCATGCTCTCCGAAATCGGAATTATGCACGTTGCGGCCCTCATCGGTGCGTCAATACTGGCGTTCTTCTTCGCCACCGCGGGCTTCTTCCTCGGTCTCCCCATGATGGAGACGGAGTCGCTCTTGAACATCGGCGCACTCGTGGGATTGACCGTCGAGGACGGCGGTGCCGGTATCTTCATCTCGCTGATTCTCGCGTTCATTCTCTTTCTCCTGGTCGTCGCGTGGGGACGCAATAGCACCGCACCGACGAGACAGCAGTCGCAGACACGAAAGTAGCCGAGGATACACATGACCGACACACCACTTATTCGCGTCGAGGACTACTCGTTTCGCTATCCCGGCAGCGACGAGTTCGTTCTCGACGGCGCGAACCTCTCGGTTGCGTCAGGAGAGTTTCTCGCCGTTCTCGGTGGGAATGGAAGCGGCAAGACGACCCTCTGTAAGACGTTCAACGGGGTGATTCCCCACTTCTTCGAGGGCGAGCGCGACGGACGCGTCGTCGTCGACGGAATCGACACGGAGTCCGCCGACGTCGGCACGCTCTCGGAGCGAGTCGGCTACGTCTATCAGGATTTCGAGAACCAACTCGTCCAGCCGACCGTTCGGCGCGACGTCGAGTTCGGCCTGCTGAACTACGGTTTTCCCGACTATCACGAGCGCGCCCAACACGCCCTCGATCTGCTGGATATCCCCCACCTCGCGGAGCAGTTCATCTGGGAGTTGAGCGGCGGCCAGAAGCACCTCGCGGCAATCGCTGGCGTTCTGGCGCTCGACCCGGAGGTACTTGTCGTCGACGAACCGGCGGCACAGCTCGACCCGCAGCACGCAGCAGATGTCTACGACCGTCTCAAACGCCTCAACGAGGACGGCCGCACGGTTGTCGTCATCGAACACGACACCGAGTTCGTCGCCGAGCACGCCGACCGAGTCGCCCTCGTCGACGACGGCCGCCTCCGTTGGTCCAAACCGACGTTGGAGGCGTTGAACTGCCTCGATGACCTTCGCGAGCGTGACATCCATCCGCCACAAGTGACTGAACTCGCCAGCCGCCTCGACGTTCGAACCAGCGCGACCGACCGACGTGAATATCCGATTACGGTCGATGAGTTCGTCAACGCGCTCGGCTCCCGCCAGCCGATAGCGCCGGACGGGGGGGCTGCTGGCGAGTGCCCGTCTCGTTCGGGCAGTCCGATTCTCGAACTCGACGACGTGACCTACCGGTATCAGACGATGAACCCCGGCAGCGCTACACCCGTTCTCGATGAGCTCTGCCTGTCGGTTCATCGCGGGGAGAACGTCGCATTGGTCGGAGCCAACGGCTCCGGTAAGTCGACACTGATGAAACTGATCACGGGTCTCATCCGCCCAGACGACGGGCGTGTCGACGTTCTCGGTAAGGACACGCGCGAAACGTCTCCCGAAACACTAGCGGACGACGTCGTATACATCCACCAGCAGCCAGAAG
It includes:
- a CDS encoding ABC transporter ATP-binding protein: MTDTPLIRVEDYSFRYPGSDEFVLDGANLSVASGEFLAVLGGNGSGKTTLCKTFNGVIPHFFEGERDGRVVVDGIDTESADVGTLSERVGYVYQDFENQLVQPTVRRDVEFGLLNYGFPDYHERAQHALDLLDIPHLAEQFIWELSGGQKHLAAIAGVLALDPEVLVVDEPAAQLDPQHAADVYDRLKRLNEDGRTVVVIEHDTEFVAEHADRVALVDDGRLRWSKPTLEALNCLDDLRERDIHPPQVTELASRLDVRTSATDRREYPITVDEFVNALGSRQPIAPDGGAAGECPSRSGSPILELDDVTYRYQTMNPGSATPVLDELCLSVHRGENVALVGANGSGKSTLMKLITGLIRPDDGRVDVLGKDTRETSPETLADDVVYIHQQPEEMFIEDSIEADISYYLRQRDHQDLDIVEEVLDYLDLRHLRDQDGRLLSVGQQRRASLAIGLAMQPTLVMLDEPTGCLDMESRREVTRMLGRVDDRVESVVVATHDLQFVASWADRVIVLDRGSVVADAPPDTVLTDSSLERSTSLRPPQPVEVSRRVGIDPPATTITELATRLGGDS
- the ftsZ gene encoding cell division protein FtsZ, with protein sequence MQDIVREAMERDEAERKTQSLDDSDDQFGDPRIVIVGCGGAGNNTINRLYNIGVEGADTVAINTDKQHLKMIEADTKILVGKSLTQGLGAGGDPSMGERATEMAQGTIKDVLGDADLVFVTAGMGGGTGTGAAPVVAKIAKEQGAIVVGMVSTPFNVERARTVKAEEGLENLRNEADSIIVLDNNRLLDYVPNLPIGKAFSVMDQIIAETVKGISETITQPSLINLDYADMSTIMNQGGVAVMLVGETQDKNKTQEVVNDAMNHPLLDVDYRGASGGLVHITGGPDLTLKEAEGIASNITERLEAAANVIWGARIQDEYKGKVRVMAIMTGVQSAQVLGPTTQKQADKSRQSIQSQSHETQQQQQYQDSEFDSSNRVETPQSGTWSDGGRDEVEKNNGLDVIR
- a CDS encoding ribbon-helix-helix protein, CopG family, with translation MSKITFRADDALVERLDHLDTSKSEVMREALRQYLDELERDDAASDEPTDKDSDSGLDGALSTCVEELVDARLNERLPTLVDDAISARAPDRQNPSELNVNINVDGANGESGVNTSLDQETAANTKRKTSDNVEATDPSEQSSNCSQCGELVGNDHVYCPNCGEKTSHRVFCECGDELRSDWGFCPDCGRRTPAADVLEQG
- a CDS encoding 2-phosphosulfolactate phosphatase; translation: MHATSEQSVSDRILRSRSEISEHPPAGDYVVVDVTHFSTTVSELLGNGAAYVHITDERGDEFEFQERVPDTLIGGSKTEEYDPDPGYDFFNSPSYVQRLDVASQPTAMTSKNGGRAVTTLKNRGGDDVEVFVGGYTNAEAIAEYLQDRDRPTFIVAAGSGGEMTTDDMLGAVLIDRHLRDQPLSHAERAHFDVLLQAAKGPRYEEKHEIRQADLHEYATAINSRDVVPWLEGDKLVRAQDR
- a CDS encoding sugar phosphate isomerase/epimerase family protein — translated: MDLRFEQSFETFVEFLTERGLSHVELRQGYLDTHPDPPSPARVRKVAADHDVTVSYHAPHRECNLANPNETLRKAAVTAVKKSLSAAAAADAGAVVVHGGTLRPYYPERVREVSRDAAVRSLRECTQVAADVGVPLCVENQREKPEKHRLTAYPDRFASLIEDIAEAAPRPSVTLDVGHAKATGVDVSAFLEVLGDDVVVAHLHDNDGTDDSHDPLPAYREVADGLGAEYHVLEMKSLRDIERCVSPQ
- a CDS encoding ribbon-helix-helix domain-containing protein; amino-acid sequence: MERVTLRIPKQQIEEVERMVETGEFPNRSEAIRSAVRDMLNEQTSDKRQHESTSKRGWAKV